The following are encoded in a window of Ranitomeya variabilis isolate aRanVar5 chromosome 6, aRanVar5.hap1, whole genome shotgun sequence genomic DNA:
- the LOC143782073 gene encoding uncharacterized protein LOC143782073 translates to MSDRRHADQLITRRLWEEVCSAVMDNWEELDAGAQDLARNRIIVRWRSIRDRFKREFNKEMQAPSGSRGRRSRYKHARALSFLRSTLLSRSTFCSTREPASELQPSGAIPRESATGDHVDPSVSAPTLLFDPSASSTSAGAAGRTSSLEAAGDELEFPLPHPSATAATSRPTLWSGRQRQRGQERSYAPDFLHLNASFHSAIKLLSEQTSAGYNMLNKSILELSSRLDRMQSDANQSPRHCFFQAVLRHMENLTPDLQMHVMQGCHTALAQAISHAPPPTLHVSTPFPSQSTVYPPIRPPPVRPPPVHSTPSSFVPSPLTWHNVTHESILNNDVMPGQLIKRKSRRRRQVEEPAPMKHP, encoded by the exons atgtcggaccgccgccatgctgaccagttaatcacccgacggctatgggaggaagtgtgcagtgctgttatggataactgggaggaactcgatgctggggcccaggatctagcgc gtaacaggattatcgtgcggtggcggtcaatcagggatcgcttcaagagggagtttaataaggagatgcaggccccgagtggatctagaggacgcaggagcagatacaaacatgccagagccctgtcgttcctacggtcgacgctgctgagcagaag cactttctgcagcactcgggagcctgcatcagagttgcagccctctggagcgatccctcgagagtccgccaccggggaccacgtcgacccctctgtttctgcacctacccttttgtttgatccctcagcctcatccaccagcgctggagcagcagggcggacttcgtcacttgaagctgcaggtgatgagttagagttccctttaccccacccctctgccactgccgcaacttctagaccaactttgtggtcaggacggcagcgccagagaggtcaggaaaggagctatgcgcctgactttttgcatctgaatgcatcctttcacagtgccatcaagcttttgagtgagcaaacgtctgctgggtacaatatgcttaacaaaagcatacttgaactcagcagtcgtcttgataggatgcaatcagatgcaaaccagtcaccaaggcactgtttttttcaggcggtcctcaggcacatggaaaatctaactcctgacctgcagatgcatgtgatgcaaggctgccacactgctctagcgcaggcgatatcccatgcccctccacctacccttcatgtgtcaacacctttcccctctcaatccaccgtctatcctcccatccgtcctcctcctgtacgtcctcctcccgtccattctactccttcgtcatttgttccttcccccctta CCTGGCACAATGTCACACATGAATCAATCCTCAATAATGACGTCATGCCAGGCCAACTAATCAAAAGGAAGAGCCGCAGACGTCGACAGGTAGAAGAACCTGCTCCCATGAAGCATCCATAG